A section of the Enterococcus montenegrensis genome encodes:
- a CDS encoding ABC transporter ATP-binding protein yields MSLIVKDLTGGYGQFPVLKNLNFSIGEGELVGLIGLNGAGKSTTIKEIIGLLQPQKGSITLNDLTLKKDPENYRKQIGYIPETPSLYEELTLKEHIEVTAMAYDIPQKEAFKRAEPLLKTFRLENKLDWFPAKFSKGMKQKVMVLCAFLIEPSLYIIDEPFLGLDPLAINALLELMEQMKRNGAAILMSTHILATAEKYCDRFIVLHEGEIIAQGSLAELQATFGLEGADLDEIYLHLTKAQVIKNA; encoded by the coding sequence ATGAGTTTAATAGTAAAAGATTTAACAGGAGGCTATGGTCAGTTTCCTGTTTTAAAAAATTTAAATTTTTCGATTGGTGAAGGAGAATTAGTCGGGTTGATTGGGTTAAATGGAGCCGGTAAAAGTACGACAATTAAAGAAATTATCGGACTATTACAACCACAAAAAGGCAGTATCACCTTAAATGACTTAACGTTAAAAAAAGACCCAGAAAATTATCGCAAACAAATCGGCTACATTCCAGAAACACCTTCTTTGTATGAGGAATTGACCTTAAAAGAACACATTGAAGTGACGGCGATGGCCTATGACATACCGCAAAAAGAAGCCTTCAAACGAGCGGAACCTTTGTTAAAAACATTTCGCTTAGAAAATAAGTTGGATTGGTTTCCGGCTAAATTTTCAAAGGGGATGAAACAAAAGGTGATGGTTTTGTGTGCCTTTTTAATCGAACCGAGCCTTTATATTATCGATGAACCATTTTTAGGATTAGATCCATTGGCAATCAACGCATTATTGGAATTGATGGAACAAATGAAAAGAAATGGTGCGGCTATCCTAATGTCTACTCACATTTTGGCTACAGCTGAAAAATATTGCGATCGTTTTATTGTCTTGCACGAAGGTGAAATCATCGCCCAAGGGAGCTTAGCTGAATTACAGGCGACATTTGGCTTAGAAGGTGCCGACTTAGATGAAATTTATTTGCATTTAACTAAAGCGCAGGTGATAAAAAATGCGTGA
- a CDS encoding HIT family protein, whose amino-acid sequence MENCIFCKIAAGEIPSYKVYEDDVVYAFLDLSQVTQGHTLVIPKKHVTDIFEYDEKLASAVFARIPKIARALEAAFPEMEGLNILNNNKELAYQSVFHSHIHLIPRYEKTDDFSVHFGDHQGLHNEAELKAIATAIAKQVK is encoded by the coding sequence ATGGAAAATTGTATTTTTTGTAAAATCGCAGCAGGTGAAATTCCAAGCTATAAAGTTTACGAAGATGATGTCGTCTATGCCTTTTTAGATTTATCCCAAGTGACACAAGGACATACCTTAGTTATCCCGAAAAAACACGTCACCGATATTTTTGAATACGATGAAAAATTGGCCAGTGCCGTGTTTGCCCGCATTCCCAAAATTGCCCGCGCGCTAGAAGCGGCTTTTCCGGAGATGGAAGGTTTAAACATTTTAAACAACAATAAAGAGTTGGCTTATCAATCTGTTTTTCATTCTCATATCCATTTGATTCCCCGCTATGAAAAAACAGATGACTTCTCTGTTCATTTTGGTGATCATCAAGGTCTGCATAATGAAGCTGAATTAAAAGCCATTGCCACAGCAATTGCAAAGCAGGTGAAATAA
- a CDS encoding YtxH domain-containing protein, which translates to MLKSFLKGLVVGSVAGGVGTLLTVPRSGNETRAKLAQELDVATQTTLELNNSLTNFKKALQTTQQTAQAIIPAFTAGLEQDITDFKFQAEPRIAQIKDQVKTLSEHVDVLADPPLQNADTPEHSKEN; encoded by the coding sequence ATGTTAAAAAGTTTCCTTAAAGGCTTAGTCGTTGGTTCTGTTGCCGGCGGTGTGGGTACGTTACTCACGGTACCAAGAAGCGGCAATGAAACTCGGGCAAAATTAGCCCAAGAGCTAGATGTTGCCACCCAAACAACACTTGAGTTAAATAATAGCTTAACAAATTTCAAAAAAGCGCTGCAGACGACGCAACAAACAGCACAAGCGATTATCCCCGCTTTTACTGCCGGGTTAGAACAAGATATTACAGACTTCAAATTTCAAGCAGAGCCACGGATTGCCCAAATAAAAGACCAAGTCAAAACGTTAAGTGAACATGTCGATGTCTTAGCAGATCCTCCGCTACAAAATGCAGATACACCGGAACACTCTAAGGAAAACTAA
- a CDS encoding peptidylprolyl isomerase, with protein MKKKMLLAAVSAMAVLSLAACGSKDQDIATMKGSKITVSDFYDQAKYDSNNQQTIRNMIILKVFGDKYGDKVDQKAIDKQYNEQAKVYGDSFEQQLEQSGFTKKTFKEYLTQQAALEKGIKSHVKVTDKDLKTAWDSFHPEVDAHIIAAASEDEAKKLKEEVSKKDADFEKIAKKSSTDSATKEKGGKISFDSQTASVPADVKTAAFKLKDGEVSAVIPVTDQSTMMTSYYVVRMDKNKAKGNSMDPYKKELKEIAINTKASDSTFSAKVIGQELKDANVKVKDDALQNILSDFIEAAETKDTKSSSTKDSKVDSSTEESKTAESSTAESK; from the coding sequence ATGAAGAAAAAAATGTTATTAGCCGCTGTCAGCGCAATGGCTGTTTTATCCCTTGCTGCTTGTGGCTCTAAAGACCAAGACATCGCCACAATGAAAGGTTCAAAAATCACGGTTTCAGATTTTTACGATCAAGCAAAATATGATTCTAATAATCAACAAACAATCCGTAACATGATTATTTTAAAAGTTTTCGGTGACAAGTATGGCGACAAAGTGGACCAAAAAGCAATCGACAAGCAATACAATGAACAAGCAAAAGTTTATGGCGATTCATTTGAACAACAATTGGAACAATCTGGTTTCACTAAGAAAACTTTCAAAGAATATTTAACCCAACAAGCAGCTTTAGAAAAAGGGATCAAATCTCATGTTAAAGTTACTGATAAAGATTTAAAAACCGCTTGGGATTCTTTCCATCCAGAAGTTGATGCCCATATCATCGCTGCTGCTAGCGAAGACGAAGCGAAAAAATTAAAAGAAGAAGTAAGTAAAAAAGATGCTGACTTTGAAAAAATTGCCAAGAAGAGTTCAACTGATTCTGCTACCAAAGAAAAAGGTGGTAAAATCTCCTTTGATTCTCAAACAGCAAGTGTGCCAGCTGATGTGAAAACAGCTGCTTTCAAACTGAAAGACGGCGAAGTTTCTGCTGTTATCCCTGTGACTGACCAATCTACTATGATGACAAGCTATTACGTTGTCCGGATGGATAAAAATAAGGCCAAAGGCAATTCAATGGACCCTTACAAAAAAGAATTAAAAGAAATTGCGATCAATACCAAAGCATCTGACTCTACTTTCTCTGCTAAAGTAATCGGTCAAGAATTAAAAGATGCTAACGTAAAAGTAAAAGATGATGCCCTACAAAACATCTTAAGCGACTTTATTGAAGCTGCTGAAACAAAAGATACAAAATCAAGCTCAACGAAAGATTCAAAAGTTGACTCTTCTACTGAAGAATCAAAAACAGCTGAAAGTTCAACTGCTGAATCTAAATAA